The proteins below come from a single Zea mays cultivar B73 chromosome 8, Zm-B73-REFERENCE-NAM-5.0, whole genome shotgun sequence genomic window:
- the LOC100283099 gene encoding uncharacterized LOC100283099 precursor (The RefSeq protein has 5 substitutions compared to this genomic sequence) has translation MAMALASATAAALFRSALSAPHGAGARVRPQRRQPFLAPLHAAKGPGSAPVVLEGKAKGKKKKGPSSGNLPAALDVEIREAQEYLDSDQQEPVPENFPFELIDEEGMSVVILRRDYKDEKVEVTVSMPNLEGGPEFGDEDGEGDGESAAKDDGEAEEDDESAGESSISLKVVVSKDSGPELEFTCTAFREEITIDDMLIVEKTDDDDGEEKFPYEGPEFTELPVNVQKGLFKYLEQRGVTLSATNYMHDYMVTKQAQEYIRWMTKLKDFVAQ, from the exons ATGGCCATGGCCTTGGCCTCCGCGACCGCCGCCGCACTCTTCCGCTCCGCCCTGTCCGCGCCACACGGCGCCGGCGCGCGCGTCCGGCCGCAGCGCCGGCAGCCGTTCTTGGCTCCGCTCCACGCGGCGAAGGGCCCCGGCTCGGCGCCGGTGGTGCTGGAGGGCAAGGCCAagggaaagaagaagaaggggcccAGCTCCGGGAACCTTCCCGCAGCCCTCGACGTCGAGATCAGGGAGGCGCAGGAGTACCTCGACAGCGACCAGCAG GAACCTGTTCCAGACAACTTCCCATTTGAATTAATCGACGAAGAGGGCATGAGCGTGGTTATTTTGAGAAGGGACTACAAGGACGAGAAGGTCGAGGTTACTGTCAGCATGCCTAATTTAGAAGGAGGCCCCGAGTTTGGTGATGAGGATGGCGAGGGCGATGGTGAGAGCGCTGTCAAGGACGACGGAGAAGCAGAAGAAGATGACGAGAGTGCCGGGGATAGCAGCATCTCTCTTAAGGTGGTAGTTTCCAAAGACTCTGGCCCAAAGCTCGAGTTCACATGCACAGCCTTCCGCGAGGAGATCACCATCGATGATATGCTGATAGTTGAGAAAacagacgacgacgacggagaaGAGAAGTTCCCCTACGAGGGCCCCGAGTTCAC CGAGCTCCCTGTGAATGTTCAGAAAGGCCTGTTCAAGTACCTGGAGCAAAGAGGGGTAACGCTGTCGGCTACCAACTATATGCACGATTACATGGTGACTAAGCAGGCTCAGGAGTACATCCGGTGGATGACTAAGCTGAAGGATTTCGTGACGCAGTGA
- the LOC100276063 gene encoding Probable pectin methylesterase CGR2-like: protein MSRRSVNPSRRVADGGLPSFGGPFHPKSRSPPVLTIALVVLGVIFLIAYFNSSPGVTVTSKETVTRSEGSCTSEVMRALPYLKKAYGNAMQKVLHVGPDSCTVVSNLLKEGKVEAWGVEPYDLEDTDSTCKRLVRKGFVRMSDIKFPLPYRPDSFNLVIVSDALDYLTPRYLNKTLPGLARVSTDGLVIFAGNPGQQKAKVSELPKFGRPAKLRSSSWWTRYFVQTGLTENEGPLKKFEEATSQNKYQPDCQIFHLSSPR from the exons atGTCCAGAAGGTCGGTGAACCCGAGCCGGCGGGTGGCGGACGGGGGCTTGCCGTCCTTCGGCGGCCCGTTCCACCCTAAGTCACGCTCGCCTCCCGTGCTCACCATTGCCCTCGTCGTCCTG GGTGTCATTTTTCTCATTGCCTACTTCAACAGCAGCCCAG GTGTAACTGTTACGAGCAAAGAGACCGTGACCAGGTCTGAAG GTTCTTGCACATCAGAAGTTATGCGGGCGCTTCCATATCTTAAGAAGGCATATGGCAATGCCATGCAAAAGGTTCTCCATGTAGGCCCTGATAGTTGTACAGTAGTTTCTAACTTGTTGAAGGAAGGAAAGGTTGAAGCATGGGGAGTGGAGCCTTATGATTTGGAGGATACTGACAGTACTTGCAAAAGACTCGTGCGCAAGGGCTTTGTCCGTATGTCTGATATTAAGTTCCCCCTTCCATACCGTCCAGATTCTTTTAATCTTGTTATCGTGTCAGATGCTTTAGATTATCTGACCCCAAGGTATCTGAACAAAACACTTCCCGGTTTAGCAAGGGTTTCCACAGATGGCCTTGTGATTTTTGCTG GCAATCCTGGTCAACAGAAAGCTAAGGTCTCAGAACTACCAAAATTTGGAAGACCG GCAAAACTGCGGAGTTCCTCGTGGTGGACAAGATACTTTGTCCAGACTGGCTTAACAGAGAACGAAGGGCCACTGAAGAAATTTGAAGAGGCTACATCCCAGAACAAATACCAACCAGATTGTCAGATCTTCCACTTAAGTTCGCCAAGGTGA